The genomic stretch ATTGCGTGGCATTGGCAAATATGGACATGGCATAGTGCGGGGGAAACGAGGCCCGACACATGGCCATAATGAAGGCATCGCggggctgcagctgctccagcaTGCCACACAAAGCCGCATAGTTCTGCATGGCCTTCAGTATGTTCTCGGTGGTGGCCTCGTCCATCGATGTCTCCACCAATGGAATGAACGCGCTGAGCAGACCCGACCAGCTAGAATTGACCAGCTGCAGGCACAGCGGCTGGTGCTCCTCCTCCGTTATGACAGCCGTATTATGGGTGGGATGGAGCTCCGGTGTGCGCTGTATTACCCCGCCAATGGAACGGGTCATGTCTAGGAGTATGGCGTGTCCCACAGAGATGCCATAGCTGTCGGGTATATTCGGAGCATCCAGCTTATCCAGCATTTCCAGGCTGCAAAACAGAATATTCATATGAAAAGGCAGTTTTCATAAATAAGCATCCACTTACTATACAGCCTTGGAAACGCCAGGGGCATATGTGGCGACCAGTGGGAGATAGGCACCGCGGAAAGAGAATCCGCATTGATTATTCCCAGATAGGGTGGACAGCGCATTGGTGGGCTGAGCCAGAACTCCTCCATTCTGTTGGCCGTTCAGCATGACGGAGGCATTTATCAGAGAATATCGCACAAAGCTACCCATGGCCGCAATCATATCATGCACAATGTTTGTGGCATGGTTCTTCAGGTCGTACGACTTGCAGAAGAAGGCAATCAGCGAGGAGCGTGTGACCAGCTTGTGTATGACCTCCACAGCCAGGGCGCGCTGCCAGGCTGGTTTGTCTGGATCCAGAAACTTGATGATCAGCGACAGGAAGATCTCGCATTCGGTCACCAATATTGTATGGTATTTCTGTATTAGAATGGACACCAGACGCAGCAGTCGCATGCTGATGGGAAAATAGGGTTTCTCTGCAGGCACTGGTGCGGTTCCATTATTGGGAGCCGGCAGCTGGCGATGTTTGACATTCGGGGAGAAGAGTTTTATGACCAAGGCACAGACGCGCTCTTTGAGCAGCAAACGGAAGTCGTTGCTCTATGTGGGAAATGAGAATTAATGGCttcaatttaataaatattctatatatttgGGACCCACCTCGTGGAACACCGCACTAAAGTTTGTGAGGACTGCCTCCAGCAGTTCTAGGCCAAAGGTGCGCGTCATTTCGGTCATGCCAACGAGCCAATAGGGCTGTTCAGCATTCACCAGTTGCACTAGATCCTGGAATAGCAGAAATGCATCAGAGGCAAAGGTCTGCACATCTTGCCCGGCTGTGGCGCCGTCCACCTCTACAGGACTGTTGCTCGAGCTGctcggctgctgttgttgctgctgcaggctAGGCACTGAATCCTTCTCCAAGTAGACACGCTCAAACACAAGCGACACCAGCTGACGTATGGTGGCCCCTGCCGTGTTTACAATTGTGGGGTTTTTGGTGTAGTGCAGGCGAAAGCACAGAACCAAGGCCTTGGCCAGCGTATCGCCATGGACAACTGTGTTAGTCGTCAGCAAAAGAGTCACTGTCTGCAGCACCTTCACCTCCTCAATGTTGTTCTCCATGAGGGTCCACAGAGCGTTGGTTATGTAGAGGGCACCCTTTTGATCGACCACTTGCTGGGTAATCAGACGTTGCATCATGCCCAAACAGAACTGCAGCAAAAAGAACGATAAGAAATGAGCTAAGTTGATGACATGCAAGTGTCTGCTTTAAGTGGCTTACCTTGATGATTTTCAAATCCTTGGTTTCGCAGCCCTGCACCAGAGGATAGAGTATCTGGTTGACGGTGTAGTAGACAGAGttttgctggctgctgccagcAGTGCAGAGCTTCGAAATAGCCTCCTCGCATGCCTGAGGTTGGGGTAAATTAATGGCCATGTTTAATTGTcacaaaatcaattttatttgttcttgCTATCAATTTCATAATTGCGTAGCGCACAGAGGCAGGTGCACGgaccaccccccacccagGTATGGGGTGACACACTCACTcaaaacacacccacacacagttACACAGTTATGTGGCAAGTTGCCGCAATTAGAACCATGGAAATGCGACCGACCATGAAATGCGACACACGTCAGCAGAGCACCAGGACTTACCTCTTTTATTTGAGGATACTTCTTCTTGGTTTCAAGTGAGAGCGTCTTGAAATCGGCCTGCAGCGCCTCCACAAACTTGTGCACATCTTggcccccacccccgcccacAAACGACATTGTTATTTGTTAGTATATTCAGCTCTTGCACAAAACGACACTCAATGCACTGCATGCATACCGCATTTAAGTACattaattcaaataaacatAGACTATTGAACAAACTTTATCCTTAGAAAACTATAAAAAGAAAGGTAAAAAACACAATAAGCCGTGAAAATTCGCTTTGACAGCTGACGTACACAGTGGACAGTGCTGGTAAATGAGGTCATATTTTCCTGCACTGCACTGTTGCCAAATCAGCTATTTTATAGCTAGAAATTTGTATACATGGCTATTAACCGGAATTCTTGATATTTAAAATATGTTGTTATAAAACTGAGTGCAACATTTGAACAAAAGACATTTAAATATCTATAGAAAAAATCTCACAAGTAAAAATCAGCAATAATATGAACGTCACTACACTAAACACCATATTATGCATATGGTAATGCCGTAAAAGTGTTTCAGCTCAATTATTtgacatatattttatttaacgATACGGGTTGCGCAGGAGTACCTACAAATAAAGTTTGCTATATTTTAAGCTATTTTTACATCTAAAAAGCTGATGAGCAACTAATTAATTTCACGCAGTGGAACTTGTTGGTTGCATTGAACGAACTACTGATTCATTAGCCGTTTCAGTTCATGTAGAATGCATGTAAAATTCAACGGTATATACAAATCCAataaatccaaattttctTGGCGACCTGTTTAGCTAAACCCCTTTTTTAGACAAAAGCTAATAAACgcaagtatttaaattaagccagtcaagtaggaAACTGATTTATTAGTCAGATACAATTATGTGgccatggctaaatgttctatctagctagtaagaTTCAACGGAACATCAAAatttccaatccttgacggagaaaaaaaaggaaaatttaataattttaatgcagttcaGGCGAAAGTTAGCGTTGTTGAAGTTCAGATAAAAGATGGCATGAATCTTccagaagaatttacaatcgttaatatttttaGCCATATACCTGAAGTAGTTGAAgtatttaaatagagggggctgaagtgggctaagttcgtttttttcaTCTATTGTTGTTAAGGAGCAAAAACAACATTCGCCGTAGCAAGAAAACAAGTCAAGTACCTAAGACGTTTGGTTCTccagcaatagcaatagcgAAAACCCCGCGAGCTGCATTGTCACTGGTGCCCACATCGCATCATACGCAGTCCCTTCCATCGCAGGCGGCATCCTCCGCATCGGCATCCGTCCAGAAGCATCTGATTGACGGCAAGACGATGCATAGCCTTTATTCACAGGAAGCTGAGAATACCGCCGGTGAGTAGCATGATGTCTTAATCAAAATCCCCCCAATTTactaatgaatatttaaattaattggcCATCAGGTCCCTGGCTGTGTCTGGAATGCGGAATTCGCCTTATGTCGTACCGGGATTTCAGACTCCATCTTATCGGCATACACAAGAAGACCATTGACCCGGCGCTCTGCGAGTATTGCGGCTGGCGATCGGGCAAAAATCGCGAAAAGCATTTCCATATGTACACGGATCACCAGATCAATTCGCCGCTCTACACTTTCGCCGAGTGCTATCTCTGCGATCGGAAATATTTGAGCAACGACGAGTTGGAGGCTCACATGCATGAGTGCCTTAGTGCTCACATTAGTACCATTGAGGAGAGTGACCAGGATCCGGAAAACGATGACAGCATTATCTACGACATTATCATCATCAAGACagaggatgatgatgaagacGATATGCCACCGCAGGAGTCATTCACTTCAAGGCAGAACCAGCCAGTCACTCCACAGCAGCCGACACAGACCCAGCTTGCGCATATCACGACCAGCGACGCATCCTTAGCAAAAGATGAACACCGCGACGATAGCTGCCTACAACAAGCCGGTGAGCGAAGCGGAACAACACCACATCGTGGTCCCTGGCAAAAAGCTTCCCCCTCCCGAGGATTCTACTCCCCCTCATCTCCCGAGTACGATGAGGAGAAGGTGTGGACAGTAACAAATGTTAGTGACATTTTAGAAGAAAGCGGTGACGATGGCAAATTGCTGCGGTCTCGAGTTAATAAAAACAAGCTATCGCGTCCACAGAGAACAAAATTGTCCAAGATGATAGTCGACTACTTCAtatcaaagaaaataaatatgacGCTTCAGCTGAGCTACGCCTTGGAGCGCGATGTGGTGCGGCTCTTTCCTGGCGAGAAATTGGAAGACTGGCGGGGCAATGGAAAATCTGCTGGAACATTATATAATAGATTTCGATACCGACGACGAAAGGAGGAGTCGTCTCGGGAAGAAGGCGAGGAAACTCTTTAAAGAATACCGATTCTTCGGCAATTAGGAGTCGGAGAAGGAACTACATAGTAAGCTTTTTACGGTATCTGTCTACTTTTTATGAAGCTAATCTTGTATCTATTAGTCAAGCAACACCGACTATCCGCCAAAATTACAGGAGAAACACTAAGCGACGTGCGATGCCAGAAACTGTCATTTGATCAAATCGGTTGACAGTTGAAGCTAGCCAAAATTGGaataatttcaaatatttactgTGCAAGGCAAGGGATGCATTTCTTTTTAAAGTTTCAGGTGCATAACAAGTTTTTCAGCTTTGTGGGTACGAAATTAAATAAGAACTAGAGTGCCGCCTTCTGATCGTGAAGAAGTACATATTATTACTCACAAACATCACCAGCCCCAGGAACTTGACTTTTGGGACCTCTGACACTCTGGGAGGTAAGTGACAAATCCAAAAATCATTGTCTtttctaaatttattttcTCATTACAGCTCAACCGCACTAAAATTGAGAACACTAGTATCCTCGCTTAGACCGGAATACAAGAGCAGAGTTTAGAGGACCAGAATCCGCACCATGGGTAATTTAAACAGCAAAAGGATGAGGTTCTT from Drosophila pseudoobscura strain MV-25-SWS-2005 chromosome 4, UCI_Dpse_MV25, whole genome shotgun sequence encodes the following:
- the LOC6902483 gene encoding uncharacterized protein is translated as MHSLYSQEAENTAGPWLCLECGIRLMSYRDFRLHLIGIHKKTIDPALCEYCGWRSGKNREKHFHMYTDHQINSPLYTFAECYLCDRKYLSNDELEAHMHECLSAHISTIEESDQDPENDDSIIYDIIIIKTEDDDEDDMPPQESFTSRQNQPVTPQQPTQTQLAHITTSDASLAKDEHRDDSCLQQAGERSGTTPHRGPWQKASPSRGFYSPSSPEYDEEKVWTVTNVSDILEESGDDGKLLRSRVNKNKLSRPQRTKLSKMIVDYFISKKINMTLQLSYALERDVVRLFPGEKLEDWRGNGKSAGTLYNRFRYRRRKEESSREEGEETL